A portion of the Oncorhynchus gorbuscha isolate QuinsamMale2020 ecotype Even-year linkage group LG07, OgorEven_v1.0, whole genome shotgun sequence genome contains these proteins:
- the LOC124039046 gene encoding extensin-like — protein MPSHRQPHTDALTPTPSHRHPHTDTLTQTPSHRHPHTDTPTPTPSHLYPHTDTLTQTPSHRHPHTDTPTPTPSHRHPHTYTLTQTPSHRHPHTDTPTPTPSHRCPHTDTLTSTPSHRHPHTDTLTQTPSHRHPHTDALTPTPSHRHPHIDTLTPTPPHLHPHTDTPTPTPSHRHPHIVTLTPTPPHRRPHTDALTQTPSHRHPHTDALTPMPSHRHPHIDTPTPTPSHRCPHTDTLTSTPPHRRPHTDALTQTPSHRHPHTDALTPMPSHRHPHIDTLTPTPSHRHPHTYTLTPIPSHRHTFRYGKLSL, from the coding sequence ATGCCCTCACACCGACAACCTCACACCGACGCCCTCACACCGACGCCCTCACACCGACACCCTCACACAGACACCCTCACACAGACACCCTCACATCGACACCCTCACACCGACACCCCCACACCTACACCCTCACACCTATACCCTCACACCGACACCCTCACACAGACACCCTCACATCGACACCCTCACACCGACACCCCCACACCTACACCCTCACACCGACACCCCCACACCTACACCCTCACACAGACACCCTCACATCGACACCCTCACACCGACACCCCCACACCGACGCCCTCACACCGATGCCCTCACACAGACACCCTCACATCGACACCCTCACACCGACACCCTCACACCGACACCCTCACACAGACACCCTCACATCGACACCCTCACACCGACGCCCTCACACCGACACCCTCACACAGACACCCTCACATCGACACCCTCACACCGACACCCCCACACCTACACCCTCACACCGACACCCCCACACCAACACCCTCACACAGACACCCTCACATCGTCACCCTCACACCGACACCCCCACACCGACGCCCTCACACCGATGCCCTCACACAGACACCCTCACATCGACACCCCCACACCGACGCCCTCACACCGATGCCCTCACACAGACACCCTCACATCGACACCCCCACACCGACGCCCTCACACCGATGCCCTCACACAGACACCCTCACATCGACACCCCCACACCGACGCCCTCACACCGATGCCCTCACACAGACACCCTCACATCGACACCCCCACACCGACGCCCTCACACCGATGCCCTCACACAGACACCCTCACATCGACACCCTCACACCGACGCCCTCACACCGACACCCCCACACCTACACCCTCACACCGATACCTTCACACCGACACACTTTTAGATACGGCAAGCTGTCACTGTGA